A stretch of Pelecanus crispus isolate bPelCri1 chromosome 3, bPelCri1.pri, whole genome shotgun sequence DNA encodes these proteins:
- the MCFD2 gene encoding multiple coagulation factor deficiency protein 2 yields the protein MMSKRIFRIHLLFCFLAAFIISALAEEHVGESQHANIRLDKNLVQDKDHIMEHLEGVIEKPESEMSPQELQLHYFKMHDYDGNNLLDGLELATAISHVHKEEGGEHTQAMKEEELISLIDDVLRDDDKNNDGYIDYAEFAKSLE from the exons ATGATGTCCAAGAGGATTTTTAGAATACAtctgctgttctgctttctgGCTGCATTCATCATCTCTGCCCTAGCTGAGGAACACGTAGGAGAGAGTCAACATGCAAATATTCGCCTTGATAAGAACTTGGTACAAGATAAAGA ccACATCATGGAACATTTGGAAGGTGTTATTGAGAAACCCGAATCTGAGATGTCTCCACAAGAATTGCAGCTTCATTACTTCAAAATGCATGATTATGATGGCAATAATTTGCTAGATGGGTTAGAGCTTGCTACTGCTATATCACACGTCCACAAAGAG gaAGGTGGTGAGCATACCCAGGCAATGAAGGAAGAAGAGCTGATTAGTCTAATAGATGATGTCTTAAGGGATGATGATAAGAACAATGACGGATACATTGACTATGCAGAATTTGCAAAATCACTGGAATAA